In Rutidosis leptorrhynchoides isolate AG116_Rl617_1_P2 chromosome 2, CSIRO_AGI_Rlap_v1, whole genome shotgun sequence, one genomic interval encodes:
- the LOC139893751 gene encoding cyclin-dependent kinase B2-2-like produces MESTKTAMEAFEKLEKVGEGTYGKVYKAREKATGKIVALKKTKLHEDEEGVPPTTLREISILRMLSRDPHVVKLMDVKQGVNKSGNTVLYLVFEYMETDVKKFIRSYRQTGDNIPPQIVKSLMYQLCKGVAFCHAHGVLHRDLKPHNLLLDRKTLMLKIADLGLARAFTLPIKKYTHEILTLWYRAPEVLLGATHYSTSVDMWSVGCIFAELVTNAAIFAGDSELQQLLHIFKLLGTPNEEIWPGVSKLKDWHEYPQWKPKLISSSVTNLDANGLDLLSQMFEYEPSKRISAKKAMEHPYFDDLDKTHL; encoded by the exons ATGGAATCAACTAAAACAGCAATGGAAGCCTTCGAGAAACTCGAGAAAGTCGGTGAAGGAACCTACGGTAAAGTCTACAAAGCCAGAGAGAAAGCCACCGGCAAAATCGTTGCTCTGAAAAAAACAAAACTTCATGAAGATGAAGAAGGCGTTCCACCGACTACTCTTCGTGAGATCTCAATCTTACGAATGCTTTCACGTGATCCTCATGTTGTTAA GTTGATGGATGTGAAGCAAGGAGTGAACAAAAGCGGAAATACGGTCCTTTACTTAGTGTTCGAGTACATGGAGACTGATGTGAAGAAATTCATCAGATCGTATCGCCAAACCGGTGATAACATTCCACCTCAAATTGTCAAG AGCTTGATGTATCAGCTTTGCAAAGGTGTTGCTTTCTGTCATGCTCATGGTGTCTTACACAG GGATCTTAAACCCCACAATCTGTTACTGGATCGAAAGACATTGATGCTAAAAATAGCTGATCTTGGACTTGCCCGAGCCTTTACTTTACCAATTAAGAAGTATACACATGAG ATTTTGACCCTTTGGTATAGGGCTCCTGAGGTCCTTCTGGGTGCTACCCATTACTCAACGTCTGTTGACATGTGGTCCGTTGGCTGCATATTTG CTGAACTAGTCACAAATGCAGCCATATTTGCTGGAGATTCTGAGCTACAACAGCTGTTACACATTTTCAA GTTGTTAGGTACTCCTAATGAAGAAATTTGGCCAGGAGTTAGCAAGCTAAAGGACTGGCATGAGTACCCACAATGGAAACCTAAGCTGATTTCATCTTCTGTCACAAATTTGGATGCAAATGGCCTTGATCTCCTTTCG CAAATGTTTGAGTATGAGCCATCAAAGCGGATTTCAGCTAAAAAGGCAATGGAGCATCCGTATTTTGATGATCTTGACAAGACACATCTTTGA